ATAGCCACCAGGGGGCGTTCTCCTCTGCTGGAGGCCACCTGTAATCAGTCTTTTTCCTCCATCCCCAGCTACCTGGAAGAGGCTGTAATGCACCTGGACCACAGTGACCCCATCACTCGGGACCACATGGGCTCCGTCATGGCTCAGGTGCGCCAGAAGCTCTTCCAGTTCCTGCAGGCGGAGCCACACAACTCACTTGGCAAAGCAGCCCGGCGTCTCAGCCTCATGCTGCACGGCCTTATGACCCCCAGCCTCCCTTAGCTAAGCCTGCTTTGTCCAGGGTGAGGTGGCACTGAAGGCCAACCGACAGGCTTAGGCCAAAGTGGGGTCATGCCTGCCAGTTACCTGCTCAGGCTCCCACCTTTGGAGAGTTTTATGGGGATAGcactggctgtggtctgcagggTGTGGTAGCCAGTGGGTGTAGGCTGGGCCCAGGGTGGGTATTGTGCCTTCTTGGGTTCTGCCATGCCTGGAGCATAACCCCTGAGATTATGACACCACTTAAGTTGAATTTTCCATGTTCCTTTTTACCTCCGATTTgggtctttttgtttttgaaaaaacaTTGAGAAATTCAAGTAAATGCTTTTGGAATAAAATGGAGTATGTGTGTGCTTTTTATGTGTCTTTGGTGAGACTGATAACTGCCCTCTCTTAACCTGCCCCCTCTTCTCCCTATGCGGAGCTCTGTCTAGGCCATCCCATCCCAGGGGGCCTGGACACCACCCTCATCTGCCCAGCTACTCTCCCAGATCTCTCCATCTCCGAGGCAAGGGCCCCCCGCCCCGGGTCAGCTCAGCACCCCACTCTGCTCCTGGGTTCTCCTCTATGGAGTCCCTCCCTCCTCTTTTGCCTATTGGAACTGGGGTGGGGCTTCTGGGTGGCTGAGCCCCGCCCCCCATCCAATCACAGTGCCTCCTCCCGGAGGCTGGGCCGAAGGGCTGCCCTCCAAGCTGCTAGCCCTGTTAGTAGGCTCCCAGCTGGGGATgatgcgctgctgctgctgctgctgctgctgctatcacCACCAGCAACCGCCCTGTGCGCTAgggctgttgctgttgctgctgctgtcgcCCCTCGGTGAGTGCCCGGACCCAGACCCTCCACACGCCCTCCCCACAGGCTGGGTGTAGGTTGTGTGGTAGCGGAGGCACAGCCTGCGCTGAGTGCCGAGAGCCAGGGTGGAGAGGTGAAAGGGCTCCAGGGAGGGAAGAATGTGATCCAGTGACTGAAGGTTGTAAAGTGAGGGGTGTGAACTGAACCCTATTTTCAGAGGGAAGAACCTCAAATTCCACAGTCTGATAAGCAGAGGTTTGACCTCTTGCAGGACTCCCagaccaaccctgggatctcTTGAGGTTCTCTCCTAGGGTCGGGCCTGGATCTCAACCCCTTCTATCCTGACCCATTGGGAAACACCTGTGTTCAGGGAGGTGTCTAGGCTGCAGAGAAACTGGCTTTTGCCAGGGGCCCTGTCCCCCTTACCCATGTCCATGCTCCTTCAATTGGACCGTTCTCACCTGACCTGGGGCCCAGAACTCAGAGAAAGTCAACCCCTGGGATGAGACTTCTTCCCCCATGCCCACCTATCCTGTCTGGGTCATCCTAGAAGTGGGTGGTGGCAGGTGGTCCCCAGGTGTGCCCCTTGGTTCCCTGGGGTGCCCCTTTCACGCTGAGTCACGTCCCCAGAAAGCTCCCTGGTAAACAAGcctctgggggttggggggttgaGGGTGCACTGCCTCATCCTATCAATTAGTCTCCACCCCCACCCGCAGTCCCTGTATTTCCCCTGGCAGCAGTAGCTGCAGCGGGCGCAGGCCGCTGCGACACCATATACCAGGGCTTTGCTGAGTGTCTCGTCCGCTTGGGAGACAGCATGGGCCACGGAGGCGAACTGGAGACCATCTGCAGGTATGAGCGGGTGTGAGGGCAACATCACCCTTGGGATCCGAGCCTTTTCCCTTCCATCCCAAAGCCCCCCTGCCCCACCTAATTCCCCTAACCCCATACCCTTAACAGGTCTTGGAATGACTTCCACACCTGTGCCTCGCGAGTCCTATTGGGCTGCCCAGAGGAGGCAGCCGCCGTGTGGGAGTCACTACTGCAAGAAGCTCGCCGGGCCCCACACCCAGATAACTTGCACACTCTCTGTGGCACCCCTGTGCGCCTTCAGGAGCGCGGGGTGGGCCCAGAGACCAACCAGGAAACCCTGCGGGCGACAGCGCCAGCGCCCACCCCGGCGCCCACTCCCCCGCTGCTGGCAGCTGCTCTGGCGctggcctgcctcctggggcCCCTGGCCTAGCCAGTCCAGATGGGTAGTGATGCCCCCGCCTCCAGCCTTGCTCTGGTGGCTGCCGTCAGCCTCCTCAGAGCACACTTGGCTTTCATTAAAGGTATTTATATTTGTACTaagttccttcctttctttctgctgaGGCCTGCTTGGCTGGGGTTGAGGCCTCCAGAAACTGATCCCCAAGATGACATGGGCGGAGCTGAAGGCCGCCACAGGGGACTCAGTCTTTCTCCTCACAAACACTCATTTCCCAGGGGCAGGGCAGAGCTTTCCACTGCCAGCAGGTTCTAAGAGTTCTGTCCGggaatgtctctctctctctgttctcccAGGCTGGCGCTCCTACCTTCCTGGCCCTCCCGTGCTGGCCTGTAGGGGCCTTGTGAGGTGGTGGAgtgtccccatccccacccccagccagtcCACCCCTCTCCCAGCTTCCAGGCTCCTGACCATCTCACCTCATGCTCCCCCTGCTGAACTACCCCCTTAGCCTTCAAGACACAGCTCAGATTAAGTAccctttcctctccttctctggGGTCATGGTTCATCTGAGGGGAGCCTGTTCCAGAAGACGGGGAACCCCCTGTTGGAGTCGACGTTGGAGTCTCTGAGGTGACCGGGAGCGGCAGAAATTGGGTCACAATGAGGGTCCTTCTGTCCTCTGCTCTGCACAAGCTTGTTCTCTGAGAAGAGGTGTGCTGCATGAGGTCAGAGAAATCCCAGAGGACTTTCTAGAAGCACAGATGAATGTGCCATGTGTGAGGAGCCCCTGTTCCTCATGGTGGAGAAGAAGAGTGAGAATCAGCATGAGCAGAATCCTGAGGGAAGAAGAAGGCCTCGGAGAGGGAGCGACCCTCTACCATCCCTGCCAGGACCCTCCACCAAGTTCACCCCCACACGACTTGAGTGAACACTGCCATGGCCTGCTCACTGGCTTCCACTCTCACTCCCTCTACTTTATTCTCCACTGAAAAACTGATTCCGATATTAAACTCTTTTTCATTGTCTGCAAGGCCCTATGTAAGTCAGCTGTGTGTCTATGTAGGATGGTTTATTCAGTCTACTGAGTAACTCCCACTCTATAGTAGCACAGAGGAATGGTCTGCCTGCTCAGTCCTTGGGGTAAGGGGAGGTTTCAGAGAAGGAGCATGATAGAGAGTGATAGATGGTAAAGATGCCAGAGTGACAAATGGTGGAAGAGAAGTGGGGCTGAGTTGGAAAGGGCTTTACAAGAGGGGCCCAAGGAATCAGCTGGGAGGGGAGGACGGGTGGGAGTCCAGAACTTGTCAGGCCAGGTTTGCACTAAAGCGCGTGCTGGGGGGTTGTTGGCCCTAGGACAGAATCAGGCCTGGTAGGACCCTTGCTTAGGCTCCAGGGTGACAGGAGCCTCCAGAGACCTCCACTCTACTTCATCCAGAGGAGTCCTACTTCAGCAAGGCTTCCCAAACACCCTGTCATTCCAGTTAGCTAGTTCAGTTCCGtttagttcagtctttcagtcgtgtctgactctttgcgaccccgtgaatcgcagcacgccagccctccctgtccatcaccatctcccggagttagcTAAGATGCCTCAATTAACTCACTCTGCCCTGTCTTTGCTCCTGTACTTCCTTCACCTGTACTTTTATCCCTGCTTTGCCCTCCCAACCATCTTACCCATCTTCTCACCTAAAGGAGAAAGTTCAAGTCAAAAAAACCCAGAACCACCCCTGCTGACCACCAGTATCTTCTGGAGGGAAACGCCGGACTTTTCTTCCTCTGGATCTTTATACATGTATTCTCTGTGCTCAGAATACCCTTCCTtattttctcctggcaaactcCTACTTCTTGTTCAGTATTCCCTCCTCCCTATCCCTGAATCCAGGCTGAATCAGAAGCCTCCTTCAGGTCCACACAGCTTCCAGGCTTTCTTCTGTCTCAGTATTGATAGCACTGGCTCACTGGCTTGTTACTGTCTGGGTCTAGGTCAGAATCCCCCACCGTGGATTCATCAAGGGTCCTCTTTGTGTCTCCAGCACCCAACATAGGGGTGGGTATAAAGAATGCACTTGTGGGAGTGTGTAGAATGAAAAACAGAATCGCTAAAACCTGCATAGGAAATGTTACAGTCAGCAAGAGCTTGGCCTAAGAATGACTTCAGTATGGagggtatgtcttctttgggctATTAACCTGAGCATACTATTGGGATGGATGGTGCTGGGGCTCCAAACCCCCAAAATCTTCCCAGAGCTACTCGAGGTGGGTGGCCAGGAGCAGCCTGCTTCCAGGAGAAGGGGCTCTGTAGTGTTAGCCAGCCATCAAGGGGATTACCATCCTCCTGCTGTGACCTAATTTCCCCTGGTTTTTGCTCCCTAAATCCCTTCTCTTCCCTGGAATTGAGTGACCTGGAGTGTATgcatggggttgggggtggggacagaaTCTGCTCTCTGGCCAGGGGCTTAAGAGCTTTGTGTGTTTTATCCCAGAGCTAGAGGGAAAGGGTGGGCTGATGGCCAACTGGACTGGGTCCTAGACACAGCTGCTCAGGGCAGAGGATCATGGTAATGGTGCTTCTCACATTTGCAGCTCTGCAGACATGGAATAGCTATTGTTCAGGGGAAAATCTGGGGGCTAGATATCCTGAGCCCAGTCCCTCTTGCATTAACATACCTCTTTATCTCAGGGCTCTGGAGTTCTTCACCAGAGCCCAGCACCTGCCCATAgcttgctcaataaatatctgttgaattaaTTTGCTGAATTTCTGTAAAATAGAGGTGTGGATTTCTAAACCCCATCAACCTTGGAattctatattattttctaacCTCACAATAACTGTGGGGGGGGTCAGGATTTTTATCCCCATTATACAAATAAGAAACATGAGGCTAGAGCTTCCCCTGGTAGTTCAGGGGTtgggaatctacctgccaatgcagaggacacaggttcaattgttgctccaggaggatcccacatatcaccgggccacaactactgagcctgcatgcctaagagcctttgctctgcaacaagagaaaccacggCAGTAagaagcctgtacaccacaacaaagaatagcccccatttgctagagaaagcccaagcaacaAAACCCCAGTtcaggctaaataaataaatcttttaaaaaggaaaacaaacaaaccaacatgGGACTTAGGGAGGGGAAGATATCGTCCTTAAGTTCATGCAACTGTGGAAGTGTCAGAGCTGGGATATAATTCCGTTTGGCCCCTAAGTTCATTCCTTGAAGCATCACACTAGACATAtggagataatttttaaagtttatttacttatatttttttgGCCAAGCAGCTTGcagggaatcttagttccccatccaggtatcaaacctgtgccccctgcagtgaaaatacagagtctttaccactggaccaccaggggaaatccctaaaagttatattttttaatcttttatgaaGCCCAGTACATAAAACAGACCATGATGTTTTATGGTGTTAATATATGTTCAGGTTTAAAGTATAAGATTAACTTATACAGTCAAAGACAATTCCATGTATGAAATAAgggttaaataaaaattttaatacacaGACAGAAATGAGGAAGATGTATGGAGATTACATTCCCTTCAATACTTGAAAGTAGTCGTGGCCGAGTGGTTAAGGCGATGGACTAGAAATCCATTGGGGTTTCCCCGCGCAGGTTCAAGTCCTGCCGACTACGGTATGTTTCCCTTATGATGATTCCTGTTGGG
Above is a genomic segment from Ovis canadensis isolate MfBH-ARS-UI-01 breed Bighorn chromosome 14, ARS-UI_OviCan_v2, whole genome shotgun sequence containing:
- the NRN1L gene encoding neuritin-like protein, which codes for MMRCCCCCCCCYHHQQPPCALGLLLLLLLSPLAVAAAGAGRCDTIYQGFAECLVRLGDSMGHGGELETICRSWNDFHTCASRVLLGCPEEAAAVWESLLQEARRAPHPDNLHTLCGTPVRLQERGVGPETNQETLRATAPAPTPAPTPPLLAAALALACLLGPLA